In a single window of the [Limnothrix rosea] IAM M-220 genome:
- a CDS encoding PPC domain-containing protein, translated as MNRYCCAVMAGLIGLGFATANSYAETGNGLVYRPALIASGQEIKDRLTEADIPTGEGGFARDYAVNLTEGDQVAIDLLSDDFDSLVILLARDGTTVAENDDGPDGSTNSLLFMRITETGRYVVRVRAFGETGGGEFSLKVTRLQPIEE; from the coding sequence ATGAACCGTTATTGTTGTGCTGTAATGGCTGGATTGATAGGTTTAGGGTTTGCAACAGCCAATAGTTATGCGGAAACGGGTAATGGTTTAGTATATCGGCCAGCTTTGATCGCTTCTGGACAAGAAATAAAGGATCGCCTGACGGAAGCTGATATTCCAACAGGAGAAGGTGGTTTTGCGAGGGATTATGCTGTGAATTTGACTGAGGGAGATCAGGTAGCTATTGATTTACTTTCTGATGATTTTGATTCTTTAGTGATACTGTTGGCTAGGGATGGTACAACGGTTGCGGAAAATGATGACGGTCCTGATGGCTCAACGAATTCGCTATTGTTTATGCGGATTACTGAAACAGGTCGTTATGTTGTTCGGGTGAGAGCTTTTGGTGAAACTGGTGGTGGCGAATTTTCACTAAAGGTAACTCGTTTACAGCCTATTGAAGAATAG